In Patescibacteria group bacterium, the sequence CCTGGCAACAAGACGATTTCTCGTGCTTTAAATTCATACACGAGAATTATCCCTTAAAATCACCAGAAACCCCAACAAATCAAGCGAAATATTACATATTTTTCAACAGAATTAATTCAATCATCCCTCATATGGAAATTCAAAATCAGCTGCTTTATTAATACTTGAGCCAATCACTTCAAATCCATGTATAGTGAGAATTTCTATCATCTCTTCCTTGGTATACAAGTGGATGTAAATTGTTTTTTCCGGCAAGAATGGCTCTCGCGATTCAATTTCACCTGAGCCGCCTTGAATTACGAGACCCAAAATACCATGAGGACGCAAATATGATTTAATATTTTCAATTGTTTGTTCAAGATATATTTGTTCAAAATGGAATAAGGAATATCCAGCCCACACAGCATCCATCATCTCACTGGGCTTAAAAACCCGCATGTCCGCCACTAAAAACGTCAGCTTTGGATAATTTTTTTTAGCGATATCAATCATGCTTGTAGATAAGTCTATACCCTGGGATTTCATTCCTTTTTGGATAAAATAGTCTGTTGAAAAACCAGTCCCACAGCCTAGATCAAGAATATTTGAGCCTAATTTTAGATGGGACAAAAAAATATTATCAAATTTTAAATCATCCTCAGATTCAATCTGATCAAATTTTGCTGCATAATCTTTCGCAATAAGATTGTAGATATCTATAGCGTTTTTGTTCTTGTTATCCATAACATATACATATTATGTCCGTTCGAGTCACTCGGGTCTCTCGAACGGTTTCTTCTTGGTACCGCCACGGGGAATTGAACCCCGGTTACCAGGATGAGAACCTGGCGTCCTACCACTAGACGATGACGGCAGAAAATAAAACCAAAATTCAAATAATAAAAGACAAAAAAAATCTCAAATTTCAAACACTAAATATAAAACTTTTGTTATTAAAAATTTTAATTTTAAATTTATTTTGTTATTTGTTTTTTGTTATTTGTCATTTGTTCAGCCATTCCCCTGTCTGCCTGACTAAAAGCTCTTTGGCTTTTTGCGGTTCAGCCATAATTTCTTTGACAATATTTTCCATTCTTGTACCTTGCGAACCTTTGACTAAAATTAAATCACCTGGCTGGATTAAATTTTGCACAAAAATTCCAGCCTTAACTGAATCAGTAAAACTTACTACCTGAGATTCACGCAAGCCTGCTTCTTTGGCAGCAATTGCTGTTTCTTCTGATTCTTT encodes:
- a CDS encoding class I SAM-dependent methyltransferase, which gives rise to MDNKNKNAIDIYNLIAKDYAAKFDQIESEDDLKFDNIFLSHLKLGSNILDLGCGTGFSTDYFIQKGMKSQGIDLSTSMIDIAKKNYPKLTFLVADMRVFKPSEMMDAVWAGYSLFHFEQIYLEQTIENIKSYLRPHGILGLVIQGGSGEIESREPFLPEKTIYIHLYTKEEMIEILTIHGFEVIGSSINKAADFEFPYEG